DNA from Numida meleagris isolate 19003 breed g44 Domestic line chromosome 9, NumMel1.0, whole genome shotgun sequence:
cgcccctccttccctcccctccccgctgCTCTCCGCTCCCGGTGGGCCGCGGACGGCGGGCCCGCCTCCGCCATGGTGCTGGAGTCGGTGGTGGCGGATCTGCTGAACCGCTTCCTGGGCGACTATGTGGAGAACCTGAACAAATCCCAGCTCAAGTTGGGCATATGGGGGGGTAAGGAGCCTATTCCGCCCCGGCTCTGTGGCGCAGCGGGGCCGCCGCTGCCACCCGGGAAGGGCGCTTCCTCGCGAGGAGCGGGTCTCGCCGGCTCCGGTCCCCCGAGGGTTTGGCGGTCCCTGTGACGAACGGGCGGGCTGCGGGCTGGCGGCCCCTGTGAGGAGCGGGCGGGCGGCCTGCGGCCGCGGAGCCTACCTCCTCCTCGCTCCCCCGCGAAGGGCGGTCGCTCTGCGGGCCGCGGCATCCCTGAGGGGCAGTCGGTTGGCTCGGGTCCGCGGACCACCCCCCGGGGGGCGGTCGGTCGGCGGGGGGCCGCGTTGCTGCCTCGTGAGGGGCGGCGGTGGTCGGTGGGGCCATGGCTTCCCGCGCTGTTGGCGCCCTCCAGCGGCGGGCGGTGCccctgagggagctggggctgcccggGCGGCGGCTGCCTCTTGTGGGGGCCGTACGTGCCCCAGGGGCCGAAGCGTTTCTTCTCAGCTTGATTGCCATGGTGGTGAATGATTCACACCTATGTTATGAACAGTATAGCCCTAGGAAGTCTGGTGTTAAAGCACTCAGGTGGTACATGTGCATTCATCATCATGTATGGCTTGGTGTGCCTGTGTTCCCCGATGTTATACATTATATTTGGaagaatgcttttgttttccttgttccAGCTTGCTTTGTGTAGTTGTTGGAATCActgaacttttttcttccacatagGTAATGTGGCACTTGACAACTTACAAATAAAGGAGAATGCGCTAGTAAGTATTCCAGTAATTCTCAAGTTGTATTGGTGAAGCCCCTGACTAAGCGCTGGGGCTGCTTACTGTAGTCTCATTTCACAGAGTATGCCTTCTCTGCTTGCTACTGAAAGTGGTACTTGGTTAACAGCTTCTAATGTTGCTAATGTTATTGGAGCCAAGGGAAAAGAGGCCACAGGTTAAATCATGTGTCCAAGAAGAGCGCTTCTGAGAAATTACCAGTAGTGTTTTGAAGTACATTTCCTGACGTTTTCTGCATATCAGTCTGCCTGAGGGTtggaaggccctacagagggatctggacaagctggatcaatgggctgaggccagtgggatgaagttcaacaagaccaagtgtcaggtcctaCATTTCATTTACCGCAGCCCCATGCATggctacaggcttggggcagagtgactggaaagccgcgtggaggaaaaggatctggaggtATTGGTTaacagctgaacatgagccagcagtgtgaccagGTGGCtaaggccaatggcatcctggcttgtatcagaagtagtgtagccagcaggacagggaggTATTTGTCCCTCTGTGCTCGGTGCTGGTGAGGTTGCACCTcgagcactgtgttcagttttgggcccctcactacaagaaagacattggaGCCCTGgaacgtgtccagagaagggcaacaaagctgtgaaggctctggagcacaagtcttatggggagcggtTGATGGTGTTGGGATGATTCAGTCTGGAAAataggaggctcaggggagacaaCTCCCTGCAAGGTCAGCCTCTTGTGCCAGA
Protein-coding regions in this window:
- the LOC110403869 gene encoding uncharacterized protein LOC110403869, which codes for MAIKLRRNASAPGARTAPTRGSRRPGSPSSLRGTARRWRAPTAREAMAPPTTAAPHEAATRPPADRPPPGGWSADPSQPTAPQGCRGPQSDRPSRGSEEECCMLKAICIPGKRQRKKRRC